GTTCGGCATCGGCCGAAACCTTGCCGCCGACCAGCTTGGAGACCAGGGCTGCCTTGGCAGAGGCTTCACGAGCCGGATCCGTCAGGGCACGCAGCAGGCCAGCGTCGCTGTCCAGCAGGCCCAGAATTCCAAAGAGTTCCTCAGCCAGGGACAGGGTCGCGCCGGGAAGCTTTGCTTCCAGCTTCTCCTGCGCCGCGGCCAGTGACTCGCTCGATATACCTGCCATTACTTGACCGCACCTGCGTTCTGGGATTCCAGGTCGTCAAGGAAACGGTCAACCACACGGCCGGCACGCGCATCGTCTGCGAGGGACTCGCCGACGATCTTGCTGGCCAGTTCGGTGGCGAGGGTTCCCACTTCGCTGCGGAGGGAAACGACAGCTGCCTGGCGCTCCGCTTCGATGGCGACGTGGGACTGTTCCATGATGCGGGCGGATTCGGCGCCTGCCTTGGCCTTCAGGTCAGCAAGGATCTGGGCGCCTTCGGCGCGTGCTTCCTCACGGATCTTGTTGGCCTCGGTGCGGGCGTCGATGAGCTGCTGCTTGTATTCATCCAGGGCGGCGCTGGCTTCAGCCTGTGCGGCTTCGGCCTTCTTGAGTCCGCCTTCGATGGCCTCGGTGCGCTCCGCATACGTCTTCTCGAACATCGGGACGACGAACTTGACGACGATGTACATCAGCACGGCGAAGCCAAGCAGTGTTACGAGGATCTCCCAGATGTTCGGGACCAGTGGATTCGCGCCTTCTTCGGCGGCGAGGATTAGTGCCTCGTTCATTTCAATCCGTCCTATCTACTTGGTTGGAAAATACGCGCTGACGTTAGAGAACGAACGCGAAAACCAGACCAAGGATAGCCAGTGCTTCGGTCAGGGCCAGGCCCAGGAAGGCGATGGGCTGCAGGACGCGCTGGGCTTCCGGCTGGCGGGCAACGCCGTTGATGTAGGCCGCGAAGACCAGGCCCACGCCGATGGCGCCGCCGATGGCGGACAGGCCGTAACCGACGAGGTTGATGTTGCCGTTGATTTCACCAATCATTATGGCTTTGTTCCTTTCAAGATGCCCGAGGGCAGGTTGTATGGTTCAGGGGGTTCCCCGGAGAGGGGAGGTTTAGTGTTCCTCGGCCAGGGAGCCTTGGATGTAGATCGCGGTCAGCAGGGTAAAGACGTAGGCCTGCAGGACCTGGATCAAAACTTCGAACAGGAACATGGCGACGCCGCCTGCCAGGGTCAGCAGACCCAGCGGCTTCAGCAGTCCTTCAGCCTCGAGCAGCAGGAACGAGGTTCCGGCACCCGCCAGCATGATGATCAGGTGGCCCGACAGCATGGTTGCGAAGAGTCGCAGGCTGTGCGTGATCGGGCGGACCAGGAAGGTGGAGATAATTTCGATCACTACCACGAGGGGCAGGATGGCCATCGGCACACCCGACGGAACAGTGGCGAACTTGAAGTAGGCCAGTCCGTGCTTCCGGATACCAACGATGATCCACGTGAAGTAGACAATCGCTGCCAGCGCGTAGGCCGTTCCCACATGTGAGGTGGTCGGCAGCTGGGCCAGCGGGATGGTGCCCCACAGGTTGTTGA
This window of the Arthrobacter sp. zg-Y919 genome carries:
- a CDS encoding F0F1 ATP synthase subunit B; the encoded protein is MNEALILAAEEGANPLVPNIWEILVTLLGFAVLMYIVVKFVVPMFEKTYAERTEAIEGGLKKAEAAQAEASAALDEYKQQLIDARTEANKIREEARAEGAQILADLKAKAGAESARIMEQSHVAIEAERQAAVVSLRSEVGTLATELASKIVGESLADDARAGRVVDRFLDDLESQNAGAVK
- the atpE gene encoding ATP synthase F0 subunit C encodes the protein MIGEINGNINLVGYGLSAIGGAIGVGLVFAAYINGVARQPEAQRVLQPIAFLGLALTEALAILGLVFAFVL
- the atpB gene encoding F0F1 ATP synthase subunit A, translating into MIALALPASNEEGFVPPTLEDMHLPEILPWGAESGEGFGKQMLLILLSVILIGWFFVAAARKGQMVPGRLQFLGEWSYNFVRNSIGRDIIGEKDFRSFTPLLFALFFFILINNLWGTIPLAQLPTTSHVGTAYALAAIVYFTWIIVGIRKHGLAYFKFATVPSGVPMAILPLVVVIEIISTFLVRPITHSLRLFATMLSGHLIIMLAGAGTSFLLLEAEGLLKPLGLLTLAGGVAMFLFEVLIQVLQAYVFTLLTAIYIQGSLAEEH